One region of Culex pipiens pallens isolate TS chromosome 2, TS_CPP_V2, whole genome shotgun sequence genomic DNA includes:
- the LOC120430228 gene encoding tubulin-specific chaperone D gives MVESVADECKNPSDDGPQNVLDTFASGDLSRIWEMIRGLEAAELTEDRFEEAYEEYTELLAKYQEQPHLLDGSLEELVEGILRYILEGERDKLMKHRAAKYLYQICKVRTFKAFQKHLPHEIRHLSFVLGYLEQQDLEDWENWETRFICLLWLSLLVLNPFDLSRLDGNEGGPTTMDRIYRVCKESCLKEDSCTPIAAFLASNFLIRNDVKKVYLGDFFDWTISASDIVVDPKIGPLSGIACVLKHGKRDDLLPFVGKLAEWVLHLDYEKICKNFKVYKQCIKICQRIGLVLLPPRIAKWRYQRGARSLLANVQRTVTTASLQADSSTKPEESSPDEAEDDEDDEVPAEIEEIIERLLLGLKVNATIVRWSSAKGIGRITNRLPKALGDEVVSSVIELINPLEQDDAWHGACLALAELAKRGLLLPSRLPEIVPLLLQALVYDEIQGYRAVGQNIRDAACYMSWAFARAYHPTVLAPFVERIAAALLVTAVFDREINCRRAASAAFQESVGRLGNFPHGIDILTTADFFSVAVRSNAFLQISDFIAQFDEYRRKLIDHLIAKKINHWDTNIRELSAQALSNLSRRDPEYMRDTILPKLFNLTETTDLNARHGATLAIGEIILALQKLVEEKGDGEHGGYLSEEIVQRGGQLVIKFRQRGQFKGMSGTYMKHGCASFIKNCSEAKLTLTVEQIESWQLLLDESIVDEKTNTRELAVSAFASFCTTYYRAEDPAKLAALIDHYLRDIRNTQIEHKAQGVVSALGVLPRFMLEHRLPQILAVLDEKTILPAMLAVGYNHSEMRRDCIKALANIVQTVGFEDATLDLDKVYAIYLRALEEYAIDNRGDIGSWVREAGICALHQFLTTCPPGLLKPDQVQRGMVAIAKQSVERIDKIRAIAGRFFASLIYHQPDIPHITNRDALKKIFPEDTTEILWLFPHHTFPLFIQLLDIPEYVPSITGGLILSVGAPTESLHSCAAKIMNEYLKAHQPFIPTFGTTALNILQEKTPKDTLVMTSAFQFISELLQPATNSRILLSDADATFPEAIFALVNDLIVHSKKHLNSIPVYCALMLGPAICRRVLSKLVMYLGMLCVNIRRETALKMYETLLVYGDQTCIPEENLDEVLACLSEEKWDGELEDARRIRNQLCGLMGIKAPVARVKK, from the exons ATGGTCGAATCGGTGGCGGACGAGTGCAAAAACCCGTCGGACGATGGGCCGCAGAACGTGCTGGACACGTTTGCTTCGGGCGATTTGAGCAGGATCTGGGAAATGATCCGGGGGCTGGAGGCGGCTGAGTTGACGGAGGACCGGTTCGAGGAGGCCTACGAGGAGTACACGGAACTGCTGGCCAAGTACCAGGAGCAGCCGCACCTGCTGGATGGAAGTTTGGAGGAGCTGGTCGAGGGGATTTTGAGGTACATTTTGGAGGGTGAGCGGGACAAGTTGATGAAGCACCGGGCGGCTAAGTATCTGTACCAGATTTGCAAGGTGCGGACTTTTAAGGCTTTTCAGAAGCACTTGCCGCACGAGATTCGGCATCTGAGCTTTGTGCTGGGGTACTTGGAGCAGCAGGATCTGGAGGATTGGGAGAACTGGGAGACGCGGTTCATTTGCCTGTTGTGGCTTTCGCTGCTGGTGTTGAATCCGTTCGATTTGAGCCGGCTAGATGGGAACGAGGGTGGTCCTACGACGATGGACCGGATTTACCGGGTGTGCAAGGAGAGTTGTTTGAAGGAGGACAGCTGCACGCCAATTGCGGCCTTTTTGGCGTCGAATTTCCTCATCCGGAACGACGTGAAAAAGGTTTATTTGGGGGATTTCTTTGACTGGACCATTTCCGCTTCGGATATTGTGGTTGATCCGAAGATTGGACCGCTGTCGGGAATCGCGTGCGTTTTGAAGCACGGCAAACGTGACGATTTGCTTCCGTTTGTGGGGAAACTGGCCGAGTGGGTGCTCCACCTGGATTACGAAAAGATTTGCAAGAATTTCAAAGTCTACAAGCAGTGCATCAAAATTTGCCAACGGATTGGTTTGGTTTTACTCCCACCGCGGATTGCCAAGTGGCGCTATCAACGGGGAGCCCGCTCTCTGCTGGCCAACGTCCAGCGAACCGTTACGACGGCCTCATTGCAAGCAGACTCTTCAACAAAACCGGAAGAATCGTCTCCGGACGAGGCCGAGGACGATGAAGACGACGAAGTCCCGGCGGAGATTGAAGAAATCATCGAGCGACTCCTGCTCGGTCTCAAAGTCAACGCCACCATCGTGCGGTGGAGCTCGGCCAAGGGCATTGGCCGCATCACGAACCGGCTCCCAAAAGCCCTTGGCGACGAAGTCGTCTCCTCCGTTATCGAACTGATCAACCCGCTCGAACAGGACGACGCCTGGCACGGTGCCTGTCTCGCCCTAGCCGAATTGGCCAAACGAGGTCTGCTGCTGCCCTCGCGCCTTCCCGAGATCGTCCCTCTACTTCTTCAAGCCCTAGTCTACGACGAAATCCAGGGCTACCGTGCCGTTGGCCAGAACATTCGCGATGCCGCCTGCTACATGAGCTGGGCCTTTGCCCGGGCCTACCATCCGACCGTCCTGGCCCCGTTTGTGGAGCGAATCGCTGCGGCACTGCTCGTTACGGCCGTGTTCGATCGCGAAATCAACTGCCGCCGGGCGGCTTCGGCAGCGTTCCAGGAAAGCGTAGGCCGGCTGGGAAACTTCCCCCACGGCATCGACATCCTGACCACGGCCGATTTCTTCTCGGTGGCCGTCAGGAGCAACGCGTTTCTGCAGATTAGCGACTTTATCGCGCAGTTTGACGAATATCGCCGGAAGCTGATTG ACCATCTCATCGCGAAGAAGATCAACCACTGGGACACCAACATCCGCGAGTTGTCGGCGCAAGCGCTGAGCAACCTGTCCCGGCGAGATCCCGAGTACATGCGCGACACCATTCTGCCCAAGCTGTTCAACTTGACGGAGACGACCGACCTGAACGCGCGCCACGGAGCCACGTTGGCCATCGGGGAGATCATTTTGGCGCTGCAGAAGCTCGTTGAGGAAAAGGGAGACGGCGAGCACGGCGGTTATCTGTCCGAGGAGATTGTCCAGCGGGGTGGCCAGCTGGTGATCAAGTTTCGCCAGCGGGGACAGTTCAAGGGGATGAGCGGAACGTACATGAAGCACGGATGCGCCAGCTTTATCAAGAATTGTAGCGAGGCGAAGCTGACGCTGACGGTGGAGCAAATTG AATCCTGGCAACTCCTGCTGGACGAGTCCATCGTGGACGAAAAGACCAACACGCGAGAGCTGGCGGTGTCCGCGTTTGCTTCCTTCTGCACCACGTACTATCGAGCGGAAGATCCGGCCAAGCTGGCAGCCCTGATCGATCACTACCTGCGGGACATCCGCAACACCCAGATCGAACACAAAGCCCAAGGTGTCGTGTCCGCGCTGGGAGTTCTTCCGCGGTTCATGCTTGAGCACCGGCTGCCGCAGATCTTGGCCGTGCTCGACGAAAAAACGATCCTGCCGGCGATGCTCGCCGTCGGGTACAACCACTCCGAGATGCGACGGGACTGTATCAAGGCACTGGCCAACATCGTGCAAACGGTTGGCTTCGAGGATGCTACGCTGGATTTGGACAAGGTCTACGCGATCTACTTGAGAGCGCTGGAAGAGTACGCCATAGACAACCGCGGGGACATCGGATCGTGGGTTCGCGAGGCAGGAATCTGCGCCCTGCATCAGTTTTTGACCACGTGTCCACCAGGGCTGTTGAAGCCGGACCAGGTGCAGCGCGGTATGGTCGCGATTGCGAAGCAGTCCGTTGAGCGAATCGACAAGATCCGTGCGATTGCTGGAAGGTTCTTCGCCTCGTTGATCTACCACCAGCCGGATATTCCCCACATTACGAATCGCGACGCTTTGAAGAAGATCTTCCCCGAAGACACCACTGAAATTCTGTGGCTATTCCCGCATCACACATTCCCTCTGTTTATCCAGCTGCTGGACATTCCCGAGTACGTTCCCAGCATCACCGGTGGTCTCATCCTGTCCGTCGGCGCCCCGACCGAATCTCTGCACAGCTGCGCCGCCAAGATCATGAACGAATATCTCAAAGCGCATCAGCCGTTCATTCCCACGTTCGGAACAACCGCGCTGAACATCCTCCAGGAAAAGACCCCCAAAGACACCCTCGTCATGACGTCCGCGTTCCAGTTCATCTCCGAGCTGCTCCAACCCGCTACCAACTCGCGAATACTTCTATCGGACGCCGATGCCACCTTCCCCGAGGCGATCTTCGCCCTCGTCAACGACCTTATCGTCCACAGCAAGAAGCACCTCAACTCGATTCCCGTCTATTGTGCGCTCATGCTTGGGCCCGCCATCTGCCGACGGGTGCTCAGCAAGCTGGTCATGTACCTGGGCATGTTGTGCGTCAACATCCGGCGTGAAACGGCACTGAAAATGTACGAAACGCTGCTCGTGTACGGCGACCAGACGTGCATTCCCGAGGAGAACCTGGACGAGGTGTTGGCCTGTCTGAGCGAGGAAAAGTGGGACGGTGAGCTGGAGGACGCACGCCGCATTAGGAACCAGCTGTGCGGCCTGATGGGCATCAAGGCACCGGTCGCGAGGGTTAAGAAGTGA
- the LOC120430229 gene encoding uncharacterized protein LOC120430229 yields the protein MSFLAKLENSNNTGTDDEDSSVSAGRAKPADASLQSSFNIEPFNPAKMKWPRWVDRLEMAFQLFDIPDSRRLAILLHYMGPESYDIVADALAPAKPLSRTFDEIVKLLENHYSPNAPEIKAVFKFMSRKQGDARPFETAEEFLGALRKLAEGCNFGPYLEKALRNQFVFGLRNKTTQSKLLEMHGLTLAKAREVVAQGPSFKAKAREVPSPVKVSRSFQEELEATEEHISDEQEFLGYNEDSEQYTSPVQVKSSNSSRAKEMNVVYASSITMDVDEDQQPMARQPRVLLQDIGMFNSPWEQGPTCKRRFVEDLNVTPDIIRQILENCPASQDVLRKMSDQIPLEKNDKNLICRTICNNMMGSEVRQGMTVKIHDKIQLAKVIIEAYPELQCNDPDRPPESDWFWECNGEEKGGHTGYIQHWVRNTMSKSAKRDSTRKRRVPVHHPGLEVLVQELHALLEEPENRDRIFSLMTETFPLRQEMRFRKKINAELAAQFPHLLQHGGEMLDHEFNLMFPDRKTIRTFESIIPFCMMLEGNFPAIECSGILSILKVMCTLSNTFISNITKRNDPLGLHPIEDYISAMVRWRQPDQDLDYVLANLEVPPYIFVDSPAFGSGDFHAIIEGTAFNCGDDFCRAFDLVLKAYKVFAYTCDVRAKKVVSFFDISVYNLYKFSRMVTVNALCERMKAATAVA from the exons ATGTCCTTTCTGGCGAAGCTGGAAAATTCGAACAACACCGGAACCGACGATGAGGACTCGAGTGTGTCCGCGGGCCGGGCCAAGCCGGCGGACGCTTCGCTGCAGTCCTCGTTCAACATCGAACCGTTCAACCCGGCCAAAATGAAGTGGCCCCGCTGGGTGGACCGGCTGGAAATGGCCTTTCAGCTGTTTGACATTCCGGACTCGCGCCGGTTGGCCATCCTGTTGCACTACATGGGACCGGAATCGTACGACATCGTGGCGGACGCGTTGGCTCCGGCCAAGCCACTGTCGCGGACATTCGACGAGATTGTGAAGCTGCTGGAGAATCACTACAGTCCGAACGCGCCGGAGATTAAGGCGGTGTTCAAGTTTATGAGCCGGAAGCAGGGTGATGCGAGGCCGTTTGAAACGGCCGAGGAGTTTTTAGGAGCGCTGCGGAAGTTGGCCGAGGGATGTAACTTTGGGCCGTACTTGGAGAAGGCGCTGCGGAATCAGTTTGTGTTTGGTTTGCGGAACAAGACGACGCAGAGCAAACTGCTGGAGATGCACGGATTGACGTTGGCCAAGGCAAGGGAGGTCGTGGCGCAGGGACCCAGTTTTAAGGCGAAAGCGCGTGAGGTTCCGAGTCCGGTTAAGGTTTCGCGGTCTTTCCAGGAGGAGCTGGAAGCCACAGAGGAGCATATTTCTGACGAACAAGAATTCTTGGGATACAACGAGGACTCGGAGCAGTACACATCGCCGGTACAGGTCAAGAGTTCCAATTCGAGTCGGGCGAAGGAAATGAACGTGGTCTACGCTAGTTCCATTACGATGGACGTTGATGAAGACCAGCAGCCGATGGCTCGTCAACCGAGAGTTTTACTGCAGGACATTGGTATGTTCAATTCTCCTTGGGAGCAAGGCCCGACCTGCAAGCGACGATTCGTCGAAGATCTCAACGTTACTCCCGACATCATCCGTCAGATTTTGGAGAATTGCCCCGCGAGTCAGGACGTCCTGCGCAAGATGAGCGATCAGATTCCTCTGGAGAAAAACGACAAGAATCTGATCTGCCGCACGATTTGCAACAACATGATGGGTTCGGAGGTCCGCCAGGGCATGACCGTCAAGATTCACGACAAGATCCAGCTCGCCAAGGTCATCATCGAGGCGTATCCCGAGCTGCAGTGCAACGATCCGGATCGGCCACCCGAGTCGGACTGGTTCTGGGAGTGCAACGGCGAAGAAAAGGGCGGCCACACCGGTTACATCCAGCACTGGGTGCGCAACACCATGTCCAAGTCGGCCAAAAGGGACTCCACACGCAAACGGCGCGTTCCGGTGCACCATCCGGGACTGGAAGTACTCGTCCAGGAACTGCACGCCCTGCTCGAAGAACCGGAGAATCGCGACCGCATATTTTCGCTCATGACCGAAACGTTCCCGCTGCGCCAGGAGATGCGCTTCCGCAAGAAGATCAACGCCGAACTGGCCGCTCAGTTCCCGCATCTGCTGCAGCACGGCGGAGAAATGCTCGACCACGAGTTCAACCTGATGTTTCCCGACCGTAAAACGATTCGCACCTTCGAGTCTATTATTCCTTTTTGCATGATGCTCGAAGGAAACTTCCCCGCTATCGAGTGCT CCGGAATCCTGTCGATCCTCAAGGTCATGTGCACCCTGTCCAACACGTTCATCAGCAACATCACCAAACGGAACGACCCGCTCGGGCTGCACCCGATCGAGGACTACATCTCGGCGATGGTTCGCTGGCGCCAGCCGGACCAGGATCTCGACTACGTGCTCGCCAACCTGGAGGTGCCGCCGTACATTTTCGTCGACAGTCCGGCCTTCGGGAGCGGAGACTTTCACGCCATCATCGAGGGCACGGCCTTCAATTGCGGGGACGACTTTTGCCGCGCGTTCGATCTCGTGCTGAAGGCGTACAAGGTGTTTGCGTACACGTGCGACGTCCGCGCCAAGAAGGTCGTCAGCTTCTTCGACATCTCCGTGTACAACCTGTACAAGTTCAGCCGGATGGTCACGGTGAACGCGCTGTGCGAGCGGATGAAGGCGGCCACGGCGGTGGCCTGA